A single region of the Thermoleophilum album genome encodes:
- a CDS encoding N,N-dimethylformamidase beta subunit family domain-containing protein, translating to MRSPATRLLFATVLVATLGAFIATQRLKGGFPLVLRFATQPVAFSPNGDGVRDTATVGFDLTRDAVVSFRVIDAEGREVRELVPFRRLPGDVRYRFRWDGRDDDGRRVSDGIYRLRVIARDEGRVVDSIKELVVDTKPPAVHLVAAKPALAAPGEPVTVRYAGPANRSPEFFVFRSDRFGRARLVARFRGHGRTGVWDGRVGERPAPPGHYAFAVRVRDRAGNERLAPARVPTAQVARAGTGVTVTRLAVTGPVVAVRPGTRVRFAVAPTGAREGAYRVSLRRPGSAGTLRRFRAVGSSFRLRVPVSARTGLYVVTVERGRVRASWPLAVEGTVRGGGERRLLVVVPLSSWQAANPADGDSDGFVETIGPRGGTVSLVRPFARIASEAGRVATLVRLLERARFTVDIATDVELERGRWLAAGRSVAGAVGPSIVVAGSLGYAGAITRVAIRRHVAAGGAIAFLGRDSLHRSCAIVGERLDCGERRPTDVFGALTSLRRYAPAPLAVQSDTLGVFRRVDRLIGLFDRFEVTRKLPTGARTLSVAAAPDGATALVAYRYGRGLVVQAGVDGWLAQLVPRSFRDDVRRVTISLAGALTAR from the coding sequence CCAACGGCGACGGCGTACGCGACACCGCCACAGTCGGTTTCGACCTCACCCGCGACGCCGTCGTTTCGTTTCGGGTGATCGACGCCGAGGGCCGCGAGGTGCGCGAGCTTGTGCCTTTCCGTCGGCTGCCTGGCGACGTGCGTTACCGCTTCCGCTGGGATGGTCGCGACGACGACGGGCGCCGTGTATCCGACGGCATCTACCGCTTGCGCGTAATCGCGCGCGACGAGGGGCGTGTCGTCGACTCGATCAAGGAGCTGGTTGTCGACACCAAGCCACCGGCTGTGCACCTGGTAGCGGCGAAACCGGCGCTGGCGGCGCCCGGCGAGCCCGTAACGGTGCGCTACGCCGGTCCCGCCAATCGCTCCCCCGAGTTTTTCGTCTTCCGCAGTGACCGCTTCGGTCGTGCGCGTCTGGTCGCGCGCTTCCGCGGCCACGGTCGCACGGGAGTGTGGGACGGCCGGGTCGGCGAGCGGCCGGCCCCTCCCGGCCATTACGCCTTCGCGGTGCGCGTGCGCGACCGGGCGGGCAACGAGCGCCTGGCGCCGGCTCGCGTGCCGACCGCGCAGGTCGCGCGCGCCGGCACCGGCGTGACGGTGACGCGACTCGCCGTGACGGGACCGGTGGTCGCCGTGCGACCCGGGACGCGAGTGCGCTTCGCAGTCGCGCCGACCGGCGCGCGCGAGGGTGCCTATCGCGTGTCGCTCCGACGACCCGGCTCGGCCGGCACGTTGCGTCGCTTCCGTGCCGTCGGCAGCTCCTTCCGCCTGCGCGTGCCGGTCAGCGCGCGCACCGGCCTGTACGTTGTCACCGTCGAGCGCGGCCGCGTGCGCGCGTCGTGGCCGCTTGCGGTCGAGGGCACCGTACGCGGCGGTGGCGAGCGCCGGCTGCTCGTGGTCGTACCGCTATCGAGCTGGCAGGCGGCGAACCCCGCCGACGGCGACAGCGACGGTTTCGTCGAGACGATCGGACCGCGCGGCGGCACGGTGTCGCTGGTGCGGCCTTTTGCGCGGATAGCGAGCGAGGCCGGCCGTGTCGCCACGCTTGTGCGCCTGCTCGAGCGCGCCCGTTTCACGGTCGACATTGCCACCGACGTCGAGCTCGAGCGTGGTCGCTGGCTTGCGGCCGGGCGTTCGGTGGCGGGCGCGGTCGGCCCGAGCATCGTGGTGGCTGGCAGCCTCGGCTACGCGGGCGCCATTACGCGTGTCGCGATCCGGCGCCACGTCGCAGCCGGGGGAGCGATCGCCTTCCTCGGGCGCGACTCGTTGCACCGGTCGTGCGCGATCGTGGGCGAGCGCCTCGACTGCGGCGAGCGGCGCCCCACCGACGTTTTCGGGGCGCTCACCAGCTTGCGTCGCTACGCCCCGGCGCCGCTCGCGGTACAGAGCGACACCCTGGGCGTCTTCCGTCGCGTCGATCGTTTGATCGGCCTTTTCGACCGCTTCGAGGTGACGAGGAAGCTGCCGACCGGCGCAAGGACGCTGTCCGTCGCGGCCGCGCCCGACGGAGCCACCGCACTTGTCGCCTACCGCTACGGACGTGGGCTTGTCGTCCAAGCAGGCGTCGACGGCTGGCTCGCGCAGCTTGTGCCGCGCAGTTTCCGGGACGATGTCCGGCGCGTGACGATCTCCCTCGCCGGTGCGCTGACGGCACGCTAG